One genomic window of Cellulophaga sp. Hel_I_12 includes the following:
- the argH gene encoding argininosuccinate lyase — protein MKLWDKGFSTDKKIDHFTVGNDRELDLHLAKYDVMASKAHAKMLGKIGLLTPEETHRLVQELSDIGETIDKGTFTIEDSFEDMHSKIEYLLIQKLGDTGKKIHTARSRNDQVLVAMHLYLKNELAAIKSETKILFDLLLDLADKHKSILLPGYTHLQIAMPSSFGLWFSAYAESLIDDLYFIDAAQKIADQNPLGSAAGYGSSFPIDRAFTTQELNFATQKFNVVAAQMSRGKVEKAAAFGISSIAATLSKMAMDICLYMSQNFNFISFPDELTTGSSIMPHKKNPDVFELIRGKCNKLQAVPTQLSLLLTNLPSGYHRDLQLVKEVIVPAIQDLRACIEILTFSLKEVRVNEAILEDPKYDYLFSVDTLNELVLSGTPFRDAYKQMGIEIYEGRFTPKRDIKHTHQGSLGNLCLEEIRKKMEDID, from the coding sequence ATGAAACTTTGGGACAAAGGATTTAGTACAGATAAAAAAATAGATCATTTTACCGTTGGTAATGATCGAGAGTTAGACTTGCATTTGGCGAAATACGACGTAATGGCTTCAAAAGCACATGCAAAAATGTTGGGCAAAATTGGCTTATTAACGCCAGAAGAAACGCATAGGTTGGTTCAAGAATTATCGGATATTGGGGAAACAATCGACAAGGGAACCTTTACCATTGAAGATTCTTTTGAAGATATGCACTCCAAAATAGAATACCTCCTCATTCAAAAATTAGGGGATACAGGGAAAAAAATTCATACGGCGCGCTCCAGAAATGATCAAGTTTTAGTGGCGATGCATTTATATCTAAAAAATGAACTTGCAGCGATTAAATCCGAAACCAAAATATTGTTTGACTTGCTATTAGATCTCGCCGATAAACATAAAAGCATTTTATTACCCGGGTATACGCATTTACAAATTGCCATGCCTTCCTCTTTTGGTTTATGGTTTTCAGCGTATGCAGAAAGCTTAATTGATGATTTGTATTTCATTGATGCAGCGCAGAAAATAGCAGACCAAAACCCATTAGGAAGTGCGGCGGGATACGGAAGTTCGTTCCCAATCGATAGAGCTTTTACGACCCAAGAGTTGAACTTTGCTACACAAAAATTCAATGTCGTAGCGGCACAAATGAGCCGTGGAAAAGTAGAGAAAGCAGCGGCTTTTGGCATCAGTAGTATTGCAGCAACACTCTCTAAAATGGCCATGGATATTTGTTTATATATGAGTCAGAATTTTAATTTTATCTCTTTCCCTGACGAATTAACTACGGGTTCGAGTATTATGCCACACAAAAAAAATCCGGATGTTTTTGAGTTAATTCGTGGAAAATGTAATAAACTGCAAGCAGTACCTACCCAACTAAGCCTGCTACTCACCAATTTACCCAGTGGGTACCACCGAGATTTACAATTGGTAAAAGAAGTAATTGTTCCAGCTATTCAAGATCTTAGAGCTTGTATAGAAATCTTGACTTTTAGTTTAAAAGAAGTTCGCGTTAATGAAGCCATTTTAGAAGACCCGAAGTACGACTATTTGTTTAGTGTGGACACACTGAATGAATTGGTATTATCTGGAACTCCTTTTCGTGATGCCTATAAACAAATGGGCATTGAAATTTATGAAGGTAGGTTTACCCCAAAACGCGATATTAAACATACGCATCAAGGTAGTTTAGGGAATTTGTGTTTAGAGGAAATTAGGAAAAAGATGGAGGATATTGATTAA
- a CDS encoding pseudouridine synthase: MSRSDSNNDNKASGREGGNFRKKSFARGNAPIKKKIVAKNPSNPNVLRLNRYVANSGVCSRREADIFIAAGSVTVNGKAVIEMGYKVQLTDEVRFDGRLLNPIKKEYIVLNKPKDFSTSAKDGQGQRTAMGLVSNATKAKLLAVSKMDKSATGLLLFTNDGELIATLNTPKNGVRKIYHVEFTKPFKSADLKRIKDGLEVDEHLVRVQDISYIDNAPKNQVGIEIFSTRNNIVRKLFEQLEYEIVKLDLVVYAGLTKKDLPRGNWRPLTDQEIINLKTIK, encoded by the coding sequence ATGAGTAGGTCAGATTCCAATAATGATAATAAAGCTTCAGGGAGAGAGGGAGGAAACTTTAGAAAGAAGAGCTTCGCTAGAGGAAACGCACCCATCAAGAAAAAAATTGTCGCAAAAAATCCTTCCAATCCAAATGTTTTGCGTTTAAATAGATATGTAGCTAATTCTGGTGTTTGTTCACGGAGAGAAGCCGATATTTTTATTGCTGCTGGAAGCGTAACGGTAAATGGTAAGGCTGTCATTGAAATGGGGTATAAAGTACAATTGACCGATGAAGTAAGGTTTGATGGACGACTTTTAAATCCTATCAAGAAAGAGTATATTGTATTAAATAAACCTAAAGATTTTTCAACATCAGCTAAAGATGGTCAGGGACAGCGTACAGCGATGGGTTTGGTGTCTAATGCTACCAAGGCAAAATTATTAGCGGTAAGTAAAATGGATAAATCTGCTACAGGTCTATTGTTGTTTACCAATGACGGAGAATTAATCGCAACCCTGAATACTCCCAAGAATGGTGTTCGAAAAATATATCATGTAGAATTCACAAAACCATTTAAAAGTGCTGATTTAAAAAGAATTAAGGATGGTTTAGAGGTAGACGAACATTTAGTTCGTGTACAAGATATTAGTTATATTGACAATGCACCTAAAAATCAAGTAGGCATCGAAATTTTCAGTACAAGGAATAATATTGTGCGTAAACTGTTTGAACAATTAGAATACGAAATTGTAAAGCTCGATTTAGTAGTATACGCAGGATTAACAAAAAAAGATTTACCTCGTGGCAATTGGAGACCACTCACAGATCAAGAGATTATAAATTTAAAAACAATTAAGTAA
- a CDS encoding carbon-nitrogen hydrolase family protein has protein sequence MDTFLKVALAQIAPVWLDKRATIKKIEASIIEAASEKAELVVFGEALLPGYPFWLALTEGATWNSKVNKELHAHYMHNAIQIESGELDAICDLAKANTIAIYLGIIERAKDRGAHSIYCSLVYINEFGAIKSVHRKLQPTYDERLTWAPGDGNGLQVHPLKHFTLGGLNCWENWMPLPRTALYGLGENLHIAVWPGSEYNTKDITRFIARESRSYVISVSSLMTKTDFPSATPHLHKILEKSPDILANGGSCIAGPDGEWIIPPVLHKEGLIYCTLDFNRVYEERQNFDVVGHYSRPDVTKLTVNRARQSSVDYKD, from the coding sequence ATGGATACTTTTCTAAAAGTTGCCTTAGCACAAATAGCGCCCGTTTGGTTAGATAAAAGGGCAACGATAAAAAAAATCGAGGCTTCCATAATTGAAGCAGCCAGCGAAAAAGCAGAGCTTGTCGTTTTTGGAGAGGCGCTATTGCCGGGTTATCCATTTTGGTTGGCACTAACAGAGGGTGCCACCTGGAATTCAAAAGTAAACAAAGAACTGCATGCGCATTATATGCATAATGCCATTCAAATAGAATCGGGAGAATTAGATGCGATTTGTGATCTTGCAAAAGCTAATACTATTGCCATTTATTTAGGAATTATTGAACGTGCTAAAGACAGAGGAGCACATAGTATTTATTGTTCATTAGTCTATATTAATGAATTTGGAGCCATAAAATCGGTACATCGCAAACTGCAACCCACCTATGATGAACGACTCACTTGGGCACCAGGTGATGGGAACGGCCTACAGGTACATCCACTAAAACACTTTACCCTTGGAGGATTAAACTGTTGGGAAAATTGGATGCCTTTACCTAGAACAGCACTTTACGGGCTAGGAGAAAATTTACATATTGCGGTTTGGCCAGGTAGTGAGTATAATACTAAAGACATCACGCGTTTTATAGCAAGAGAGTCCCGTAGTTACGTAATCTCGGTCTCCTCATTAATGACAAAAACAGACTTCCCGAGTGCTACACCACATCTCCATAAAATTCTGGAAAAATCACCCGATATATTGGCCAATGGTGGCTCTTGTATTGCTGGGCCTGATGGCGAATGGATTATACCGCCAGTGTTACATAAAGAGGGATTAATTTACTGTACTTTAGATTTTAATCGCGTTTACGAAGAGCGGCAAAATTTTGATGTTGTAGGGCATTATTCAAGACCTGATGTGACCAAGCTCACTGTGAATAGAGCGCGCCAATCGAGTGTTGATTATAAAGATTAA
- a CDS encoding geranylgeranylglycerol-phosphate geranylgeranyltransferase, which produces MLNRKNKLLLLKLLSLFSVVRGYNILLIILAQYLASIYILSPNLPLRKVVFDTNLLAIIIASALVIASGYIINNFYDAEKDLINKPHKTMLDRLVSQRFKLSTYFVLNFLAVFVASYVSFKAVVFFSAYIFGIWLYSHKLKKMPFIGNFVSATLAISPFFVVFVYYRNFEAVIFVHALFLFLLILAREMIKDLENIKGDIAQNYKTIPVILGVKFSKYLIAVLILFTLIPSLLLIFKFDVGNMVIYFIGCVVFLLLFLILLFKSESKMHYVWLHNILKFIIISGVFSILLIDIDLVLNRIL; this is translated from the coding sequence ATGCTTAATAGAAAAAATAAACTCCTACTTTTAAAGTTATTGAGTTTGTTTTCTGTAGTTCGGGGGTATAATATTTTACTTATTATTCTAGCCCAATACTTAGCTTCTATCTATATTTTATCACCCAACTTACCCTTAAGAAAAGTAGTTTTTGATACAAACCTTCTGGCTATTATCATCGCCTCTGCTTTGGTGATTGCCTCAGGATATATTATTAATAATTTTTATGACGCAGAGAAAGACTTAATCAACAAGCCTCATAAAACAATGTTAGATAGGCTGGTGAGTCAACGGTTTAAATTAAGCACCTATTTTGTGCTTAACTTTTTGGCCGTATTTGTAGCCAGTTATGTTTCTTTTAAAGCCGTTGTATTTTTTTCCGCTTATATCTTTGGAATATGGCTGTATTCTCACAAATTAAAAAAAATGCCTTTTATTGGTAATTTTGTTTCTGCAACGCTTGCTATTTCTCCATTTTTTGTGGTCTTTGTCTATTATCGAAATTTCGAGGCTGTCATTTTTGTACATGCCTTATTTTTGTTTTTATTGATTTTAGCTCGGGAAATGATTAAAGATTTAGAAAATATAAAAGGTGATATCGCTCAAAATTATAAGACAATCCCAGTTATTTTGGGCGTTAAATTTTCAAAGTATTTAATAGCTGTTTTAATTTTGTTTACCTTAATTCCCTCTTTATTATTAATTTTTAAATTTGATGTTGGAAATATGGTCATTTATTTTATTGGATGTGTTGTATTTTTATTGCTCTTTTTAATTCTTTTATTCAAGTCGGAGTCAAAAATGCATTATGTATGGTTACACAATATCTTGAAGTTCATTATTATTTCAGGAGTTTTTAGTATTCTGTTAATTGACATAGATTTAGTTTTAAATAGAATTTTATAG
- a CDS encoding mevalonate kinase has translation MKGPLFYSKILLFGEYGIIKDSKGLSIPYNFFNGALKKDSNPSQEALKSNKSLEKFSFYLESLSEKEPNLVTFDMEGLKSDIAEGMYFDSSIPQGYGVGSSGALVAAIYQKYAFDKITVLENLTREKLLRLKLIFGKMESFFHGKSSGLDPLNSYLSLPILINSKNNIESTSIPSQNTAGKGAVFLLDSGIVGETAPMVQIFMEQMKNTGFRKMLKEQFIKHTDACVEDFVSGNVTSLFGNLKQLSNVVLDNFKPMIPVEFQKLWKQGIDSNDYYLKLCGSGGGGYILGFTEDFEKAKAALKDHKLEVVYNF, from the coding sequence GTGAAAGGACCATTATTTTATTCAAAAATTTTATTGTTCGGTGAATACGGAATTATTAAGGATTCTAAAGGACTTTCAATACCTTATAATTTTTTTAATGGAGCTTTAAAAAAAGATAGTAATCCCTCACAAGAGGCACTTAAAAGTAATAAGAGCCTAGAAAAGTTTAGTTTTTACCTTGAAAGCTTATCGGAAAAAGAACCGAATCTGGTTACTTTTGATATGGAGGGATTAAAAAGCGATATTGCCGAGGGTATGTATTTCGATAGTTCTATTCCTCAAGGCTATGGCGTGGGAAGTAGTGGTGCTTTGGTGGCTGCCATATATCAAAAATACGCTTTTGATAAAATCACGGTGTTAGAAAACCTCACGAGAGAAAAACTATTGCGCCTAAAATTAATTTTTGGGAAAATGGAATCTTTTTTTCACGGAAAATCTTCAGGTTTAGACCCTTTAAATAGTTACCTAAGTCTGCCTATTTTAATAAATTCTAAGAACAATATAGAATCTACAAGTATTCCTTCTCAAAATACAGCAGGTAAAGGCGCTGTGTTTTTACTAGATAGCGGTATCGTTGGCGAAACAGCGCCGATGGTTCAGATTTTTATGGAGCAAATGAAAAATACCGGCTTCCGTAAAATGTTAAAAGAACAATTTATAAAACATACTGATGCTTGTGTTGAAGATTTTGTGAGTGGTAATGTAACCTCTCTTTTTGGAAATTTAAAGCAATTATCAAATGTGGTTTTAGATAATTTTAAACCGATGATACCTGTAGAATTTCAAAAGCTCTGGAAACAAGGAATTGATAGTAACGATTACTATTTAAAACTTTGTGGTTCTGGGGGTGGTGGTTATATCTTAGGTTTTACTGAAGATTTTGAAAAAGCTAAAGCAGCCTTAAAAGATCATAAATTAGAAGTGGTCTATAACTTCTAA
- the mvaD gene encoding diphosphomevalonate decarboxylase: MTEIDFLPTPYLQTVETGTVSYKSPSNIALVKYWGKKENQIPQNPSISFTLDACATTTQVSFKKLEHKGVGFSFDLWFEGQQKEDFKPKINTFFSRIEQYLPFLKEYHFKIETSNSFPHSSGIASSASGMSALALCLMDIEKKLVGHMSAAFFIKKASFLARLGSGSACRSIEGTIVQWGAHKNTQGSSDLYGIKYPYEVHANFNNFQDTILLVDKGQKQVSSTVGHNLMHDHPYASERFKQAHDNLDKLMAVFKTGDLVEFIKIVESEALTLHAMMMTSLPYFILMKPNTLEIINKIWAFREQTGSHVCFTLDAGANVHVLYPENEKQKVYQFIKDELLVYCENQQYICDQIALGAKQLAGNHP; encoded by the coding sequence ATGACCGAAATTGACTTTCTTCCTACGCCTTACCTACAGACTGTTGAAACAGGAACTGTGAGCTATAAATCGCCAAGTAATATAGCACTAGTTAAATATTGGGGTAAAAAAGAAAATCAAATTCCACAGAATCCTTCCATCAGCTTTACGCTAGATGCTTGTGCAACAACTACACAAGTTTCATTTAAAAAATTAGAACATAAAGGGGTCGGTTTTTCCTTTGATTTATGGTTTGAAGGCCAGCAGAAAGAAGATTTTAAACCAAAAATAAATACTTTTTTTTCAAGAATTGAGCAATATTTGCCTTTTTTAAAGGAGTATCATTTTAAAATTGAAACCTCGAATTCATTTCCTCATAGTAGTGGAATTGCATCTTCAGCAAGCGGTATGTCTGCTTTAGCTTTATGCTTGATGGACATTGAAAAAAAGCTAGTTGGCCATATGTCAGCAGCTTTTTTTATAAAAAAAGCCTCTTTTTTAGCACGTTTAGGCTCTGGCAGTGCTTGCCGGAGTATTGAAGGCACTATTGTGCAATGGGGAGCCCATAAAAATACACAAGGGAGTTCTGATTTGTACGGTATAAAATATCCTTACGAAGTACACGCTAATTTTAATAATTTTCAAGACACGATTTTATTGGTCGATAAAGGGCAAAAGCAGGTGAGCAGTACTGTGGGTCATAATTTAATGCACGATCATCCTTATGCTTCGGAACGTTTTAAACAAGCTCATGATAACTTAGATAAACTAATGGCAGTTTTTAAAACAGGAGATCTAGTTGAATTTATAAAAATAGTAGAAAGTGAGGCTTTAACCTTGCATGCCATGATGATGACTAGTCTGCCTTATTTTATTTTAATGAAACCCAACACTTTAGAAATCATCAACAAAATTTGGGCTTTTAGAGAACAAACAGGCAGTCATGTTTGCTTTACTTTAGATGCAGGGGCTAATGTGCACGTTTTATATCCAGAAAACGAAAAACAAAAAGTTTATCAATTTATTAAGGATGAGTTACTAGTATATTGCGAAAACCAACAGTATATTTGCGATCAAATAGCGTTGGGGGCGAAACAGTTAGCAGGAAACCATCCCTAA
- a CDS encoding TspO/MBR family protein codes for MKKRLYYSAIAVAICLLIGFLSSTVTQSSIATWYPSLNKPSFNPPNWIFAPVWSVLYILMGIAAGLVWARGFHHIWVKTALYHFIFQLLFNALWSIVFFGLQEPFWALLVIFTLLILIILTIKWFKVVHRTAALLMIPYLLWVCFATVLNYKIWALN; via the coding sequence TTGAAAAAACGACTTTATTATAGCGCTATAGCAGTTGCCATTTGTTTGCTCATTGGCTTTTTATCCAGTACTGTTACCCAATCTTCTATAGCTACCTGGTATCCTAGCTTAAACAAACCGAGCTTTAATCCTCCAAATTGGATTTTTGCACCAGTTTGGTCTGTTTTATATATCCTAATGGGTATTGCAGCGGGTTTGGTTTGGGCGCGAGGTTTTCATCATATTTGGGTAAAAACTGCCTTATACCATTTTATTTTTCAATTGCTCTTTAATGCTTTGTGGAGTATTGTTTTTTTTGGACTACAAGAGCCCTTTTGGGCCTTACTCGTTATTTTTACTTTGTTGATATTAATTATCCTAACGATCAAATGGTTCAAAGTAGTGCATAGAACCGCGGCTTTATTAATGATACCCTATTTGCTTTGGGTTTGTTTTGCAACGGTCCTGAATTATAAAATATGGGCGTTAAATTGA
- a CDS encoding DUF1697 domain-containing protein, with product MKTYLLFLRGINVSGHKKIKMTDLKHMLERIGMQNVQTYIQSGNIVLKVTDENVQILEKKVSEVITRNYGFEVPVLVLELSNFNEIVHQSPFSEYNDLEKKHAYFVLLKNKPETQLIQALEEEKYPNETFKITQNCIYLTCKNGYGNAKCNTNFFERKLKVQATTRNYKTMSKLVAMTTEY from the coding sequence ATGAAAACTTACCTACTATTTTTAAGAGGGATTAATGTTTCTGGTCATAAGAAAATTAAAATGACCGATTTAAAACACATGTTAGAGCGCATAGGCATGCAAAATGTTCAAACCTATATTCAAAGTGGTAATATTGTTTTAAAAGTCACAGATGAAAATGTGCAGATTTTAGAAAAAAAAGTAAGTGAGGTAATTACTAGAAATTATGGTTTTGAAGTTCCAGTATTAGTTTTAGAATTATCAAATTTTAATGAGATTGTACATCAATCACCTTTTAGCGAGTACAATGATTTAGAGAAAAAGCACGCGTATTTTGTGTTGTTAAAAAATAAACCTGAAACTCAATTGATACAAGCCTTGGAAGAAGAAAAATACCCAAATGAAACATTTAAAATCACTCAAAATTGTATTTATTTGACCTGCAAAAATGGCTATGGTAATGCAAAATGTAATACTAATTTTTTTGAAAGAAAACTAAAGGTGCAAGCTACCACCCGTAATTATAAAACAATGTCAAAACTAGTAGCAATGACTACAGAGTACTAG
- a CDS encoding NAD(P)/FAD-dependent oxidoreductase: MEDVIIIGGGAAGYYAAIHIAEANPKLKILILERGKEVLTKVKVSGGGRCNVTHAEFDPNELVLNYPRGEKELKGPFHTYCSGDTIAFFEKRGIPLKIEEDGRMFPESNSSKTIIDCFVNEAERLGVQLLRNSSVIAIEAIKKSKDKPSDGWMVASIQKKYYAKKILVATGSNPKIWKMIEKLGHSIVNPVPSLFTFNIKDARIDGIPGVSTFVNVEVLEKSVPHKVTIPLKSKVSPKAVLASEGPLLITHWGMSGPAILKLSAWGARELNNWDYTFKIRVNWLPEYQEEGLLQLLLQIKEVEAKKTVLRTNAVDIPKRLWLNLVKASDISETTKWAEVTKSQLQSLAQQITAGEFQVEGKSTFKEEFVTAGGIDLKEINFKTFESKVQKNLFFAGEIVNIDAITGGFNFQNAWTSGFIAAQAIAANE, translated from the coding sequence ATGGAGGATGTTATCATAATTGGTGGTGGTGCTGCGGGGTATTACGCAGCCATACACATTGCTGAAGCAAACCCGAAGCTAAAAATCCTTATTTTAGAACGCGGTAAAGAAGTGCTCACTAAAGTTAAAGTTTCAGGCGGGGGTCGCTGTAATGTGACGCACGCAGAATTTGATCCTAACGAATTGGTATTAAATTACCCAAGAGGAGAAAAAGAACTAAAAGGCCCGTTCCATACCTATTGCAGCGGAGATACGATCGCTTTTTTTGAGAAAAGAGGGATTCCTTTAAAAATAGAGGAAGATGGCAGAATGTTCCCAGAAAGCAATAGCTCTAAAACTATAATCGATTGTTTTGTAAACGAAGCAGAACGCCTGGGCGTTCAATTATTGCGCAACAGTTCTGTCATCGCCATAGAAGCCATAAAAAAGTCTAAAGACAAGCCTAGCGATGGGTGGATGGTTGCATCGATTCAAAAAAAATACTATGCTAAAAAAATTTTAGTGGCCACAGGGAGCAATCCTAAAATTTGGAAGATGATCGAAAAATTAGGGCACAGCATAGTGAATCCAGTTCCTTCCTTATTTACGTTTAATATAAAAGATGCTAGAATTGATGGTATTCCTGGAGTAAGTACGTTTGTTAATGTTGAGGTTCTTGAAAAAAGTGTGCCTCATAAAGTAACTATACCATTAAAAAGCAAGGTAAGCCCTAAAGCTGTTTTGGCATCGGAAGGGCCATTGTTAATTACGCATTGGGGTATGAGCGGACCAGCTATTTTAAAACTGTCAGCTTGGGGCGCGCGTGAGCTAAACAACTGGGATTATACATTTAAAATACGCGTAAACTGGTTGCCGGAGTATCAAGAAGAAGGCTTATTACAGTTATTGCTACAAATAAAAGAGGTAGAAGCTAAAAAGACCGTATTACGAACAAATGCAGTAGACATTCCAAAACGATTATGGCTAAATTTGGTGAAGGCTTCTGATATTTCGGAGACTACCAAATGGGCGGAAGTAACGAAAAGTCAATTGCAATCTTTAGCACAGCAAATTACGGCTGGAGAATTTCAAGTGGAGGGTAAAAGCACGTTTAAAGAAGAATTTGTGACCGCTGGTGGCATCGATTTAAAAGAAATCAACTTTAAAACCTTCGAGAGTAAAGTACAAAAAAACCTATTTTTCGCCGGAGAAATAGTTAATATTGATGCCATTACCGGCGGGTTCAATTTTCAAAATGCGTGGACCAGTGGTTTTATTGCTGCGCAGGCAATTGCCGCTAACGAATAA
- a CDS encoding glycerophosphodiester phosphodiesterase family protein: protein MRKFMLFLIVLTTSTSCMDQHKLQVIGHRGAMGHETENTIASIQKALELKVDMIEIDVFKIASGEIVVFHDDTLERLTNGTGNIEDYTWLELQKLVITGNHKIPLLTEVLDHIDATVALNIELKGAGTAKDVNVILEKYIKEKNWTLDDFLISSFNWDELKMMRQINNKVAIAILIEEANPLEALAIAHELGAVAINPDYEKLDAEIAQKIREAGFKIYPWTVNEPQAILKMKTLGVDGVFTNYPERVE from the coding sequence ATGCGAAAATTCATGCTTTTTTTAATTGTGCTAACCACCAGTACCTCCTGTATGGACCAACATAAATTACAAGTTATTGGCCATCGAGGCGCCATGGGTCATGAAACGGAAAACACCATCGCATCTATACAAAAAGCCTTGGAGCTAAAAGTTGATATGATCGAGATTGATGTCTTTAAAATAGCCAGTGGTGAAATTGTTGTCTTTCATGATGATACCTTAGAAAGATTGACGAATGGCACAGGAAATATTGAAGACTACACATGGCTTGAGTTACAAAAGTTAGTAATTACAGGCAATCATAAAATCCCTTTATTAACTGAGGTTTTAGACCATATTGATGCAACAGTTGCACTAAACATTGAGTTAAAAGGCGCAGGAACAGCGAAAGATGTTAATGTCATTCTTGAAAAATATATAAAGGAAAAGAACTGGACACTTGATGATTTTTTAATCTCTAGCTTTAATTGGGATGAGTTGAAAATGATGCGTCAAATTAACAATAAAGTCGCTATTGCTATTTTAATCGAAGAGGCAAACCCGCTAGAGGCTTTAGCTATTGCACATGAGCTTGGGGCAGTGGCGATCAACCCTGACTACGAAAAATTAGATGCTGAAATCGCCCAAAAAATCCGAGAGGCAGGATTTAAAATATATCCATGGACGGTCAATGAACCGCAGGCTATATTAAAAATGAAAACCTTAGGAGTTGATGGTGTCTTTACAAACTATCCAGAACGCGTAGAATAA